CGATTTCAGCCTACCCATAGTTTAGTATCTGCCAGTGTAAGCATTTTCAAGGAGACCTATTCTTCCCACACATCAAGTGTCATATCCCTGAATTTGCATGCCTGCAGCCAAGTCCATGAATTTACACATTTGGTTGCTACGAGACCTCCAGGGAGGGTTAAAAGCTTCATTGAATTCTATATGATAATTCCGTGGAGGCCTTAATATCAATACAAACTCCTATTGCAGGATCAGTCGTTCTCTTTGAGGTGGATTGCACATGCCTAAAGGAGCACGAAACCATTCAGCATCATCTTTTTGACTGCATTATCTTCAATTTTCCTCACTGTGGGCGGAAAAGTGGTGTAAAGAAGAACCGCATTCTGCTGGAGAAATTTTTCCATAGGTAAGTGTGACACTCTTGTGGCAACAAGGTCTTTATTATGGGGTTACATAAGCGTGACTTCCAGTGTTATGTAATGTTAATACTGAGGGGATCAAGAGTTTCGAGGTCTTTTGGTGCTTTGTACATGTGTGATGTGTGATGGAtggatgttttgtgtgtttttctagTGCTGTTGCAGTCCTGAAGGACAATGGGGAAGTGCACATCACCTTGTGCAATGGCCAAGGTGGCACTCCATGTGACAGTCCAATGAGAGAATGGCACAATAGTTGGCAAGTGGTTGCCATGGCAGCAGAAGCAGGGCTAATTCTCAGTGAAATCCGTCCCTTTGACTGTGAAGCATATCAAGGATACAGATGTTCTGGTTACAGGTAAACAGCTTTGGATTTAACATGGTGTTTAATTGGACTTAACTTTTAAGGGTCCTGTTACAGTTATGTAAAGGCATTCatcagataaaaattattttgcaaagGAGTCAAGACAAAGGTTTCCATGTAGAGGGGGCTCTGACCCACATCTTCACTCTGAGTCTCCCGCACACCATATCAGAAAAACGGAAAATGGAGAAAACCATTGGGAAGGAGACCGTTTGCTTTGAGCTTCCGGCAGAGTTGAGTAATTATATGAACAGGTAAGTGCTAACTTGTTGCTGACTGGAAAATAGCCAACCTGAAGTCTCTTTATAAGCAACGCTTTATCCCAAAAGGAAaactgttacattttaaataaccaCTATGTTGTTTTGAAGCtgtgaaaacaaaatatatatatttttaagtatcaTAGTGTTTAAATGCAACTTGTGTGCTATGTTTAATAACTTGGCAAACATCTTGGGCTACAAAAGTTGCATTGACTATAAAAATATGATGTCATGATCACTGGTTCTCACATATCTCACATATAGCTATATTATTGCCCCAAAAGTCTTATATACTATTTTTATGTTGCTTTTTGCTAGGAATGTGTGAAATGCACAATATTGTAATTGAACAATATATTAGATTTTCTTATTTCGTGGTCTTGGTTGTACAAAATATTTAGttgctcttcttttttttttttttgtaaatgttatcTTTCTAGCTATATTTATCTCATTTCTATCCATTAGAATCAATATCTCATTTTTCATACCCATTTTATGTATGTTATAATGCTGTGATACGGTTCACTTTAAACTGATTGTAAAATCAATTTtatgtttcatgtttttattttatttagacaaaGTTGTATAGGATTTTAATTGCCGTTTAATGGTTattattcaaaacattaaaatgttagcAGCCTGGGTACTTTTTCACAGAAGTCATACggatttggaatggcatgagggtgaattATTGATGGCAAAATATCCAGTTTTGCATCAACTGTTCCTATAAAATAAGAAACATTCAAAAACAAGACATAGCTGCATGATCAAGGCATTTATTTATCTAGTTAGCATTGTGAAGTGTCTGTAATCAGTATTGTAATATTATACAGAATAGATGGGCTTTACACATACAATACTTTCGTCAGTATATGCGTATGCATCATGCATCTCCTTTAGTGGAttgtttatacattatacagtatatttgatgCAAACATTTTTTCTCTCTGTGTTAGGGATTTCCTTGGTCAGCAGTCACATCATCCAGTAAAAACTGTCCAGGAGCAGCTACTTAGAGAGCTAAAGTCAATCTGGCCTGTGTGCACTATGAATGAAGACTGCTCAGAACTGGTAAGCTGCCTACCAGAAACGCCAGAGGCATGCGACTCCTCTCTGACCTACTCAGATGTCTACTGGATTAAACCAACTGACACCTTTATATTTGACCAAAGAGAAAATGAGCAAAATGACTGTGAGTCTATGGATGACCAACAAAGCTTTACTGGCAGCTATGCACTACGGCCATCTCTGTTGCTGCATGTTCAAGAGATCACCCAGAATGAGGATTTCAGCCCTGGTACTCTTCACGCAGTCAGTGGCCTGGTCTTTCAGAGAGTGCCCATCTCCCCGAGCCGTTCTCCTGCATTCCACCAGCTTCTGTTGGTGGGAATGTTCCCTGCAGAATCGCATCCTGTCCAGTGCTTCCAAGATTGTTTGGAGTCACTACTTGCTTCTTATGGCATCTCCTTCGAAGAGGCGCAAACAGGCCTAGAGCAGCAAGTGTGGATGAATTCAAAGATGCTTTCCAAGTTTGGGCGGATTGCAAATCTACCTTCTTTTTCCTCATCCCTCGATGAAGATTTACAGTTAATCACGGTCTTAATAAATTTGGATCATTTAGCAACCCTGATTTTCAGCATTTCTGACTGGCGCTTACTTTGGAGCTTCGATCCTCGCTTTCTTAAGCATTTCGAGCTCAATCCACTTGGATCTTTTAGTCCGTTCTCCCTTTACCCACCAAGCTACTTGCATGATATCAGTTTCTGGATGGAACCAGAAAGCTATGATGAACTAGAC
Above is a window of Carassius carassius chromosome 4, fCarCar2.1, whole genome shotgun sequence DNA encoding:
- the LOC132134078 gene encoding ferredoxin-fold anticodon-binding domain-containing protein 1-like — translated: MSKTREVLLVGEGNFSFSAALSESEDVGVTATCFQSENQIYRQEGAVVNIQRLRDRGSVVLFEVDCTCLKEHETIQHHLFDCIIFNFPHCGRKSGVKKNRILLEKFFHSAVAVLKDNGEVHITLCNGQGGTPCDSPMREWHNSWQVVAMAAEAGLILSEIRPFDCEAYQGYRCSGYRSQDKGFHVEGALTHIFTLSLPHTISEKRKMEKTIGKETVCFELPAELSNYMNRDFLGQQSHHPVKTVQEQLLRELKSIWPVCTMNEDCSELVSCLPETPEACDSSLTYSDVYWIKPTDTFIFDQRENEQNDCESMDDQQSFTGSYALRPSLLLHVQEITQNEDFSPGTLHAVSGLVFQRVPISPSRSPAFHQLLLVGMFPAESHPVQCFQDCLESLLASYGISFEEAQTGLEQQVWMNSKMLSKFGRIANLPSFSSSLDEDLQLITVLINLDHLATLIFSISDWRLLWSFDPRFLKHFELNPLGSFSPFSLYPPSYLHDISFWMEPESYDELDFHALVREVSCGAVKDVALVDRFRHPHMGHASLCYRLTYQSPDWALSHSQALGLQNQLRRLLPLRLQVTLR